A single Oncorhynchus mykiss isolate Arlee chromosome 22, USDA_OmykA_1.1, whole genome shotgun sequence DNA region contains:
- the LOC110501701 gene encoding GRIP and coiled-coil domain-containing protein 2 isoform X3 translates to MEQDTVPESVASPPPGAAKSKLDTLSKDDLIKFAKKQMAAIQKMKSKCADLEKEVDTLKSQPTGNSDDSIIQELTERMSALLLEKAETQQSAVLLRKENEKVKQWEQDAVRKLATLQGELNQAKEDHQEKMATFEKTMHVSQAKHKEEVEFFQRLLREKDESDREKESEREKEKHREREKEDTNDSVEAVSHSLESQILSLQMELAAAVERSAQEAAVLQEDHQRAQTEAQQEVENLREELAQHSMQHEEELRALEEDFEMERERLLLLQEELSEQLALKDSFLQDVQEEEEEPSGRSSGIARMLELSGLSQIDASDGETETGQLRSALEDLQSQNTMLQDELTFLGNVKTQLEAELERMREEFQTEKEELEFKIDELLMTREGATPDLNMTPYRDPLSPATPKCDLQEVPALTQLQQSGPQREPAYSLPASSASPSSPFPDTDHQSLTLEEQQRLILEVQELRTQCETLARKNTQAVGECESLAKERCQAVDECEYLARERGQAVAECEHTRDILRGLETELGQRTGDFVRQYEAMKEQGASAIQELQERVRGLTEDRESLVEKLRVLNEDRECLLEEVQGLEKRLESFLEQTQAAEGLKEQLQTFLEEKTELALEFKTSLEEKTVLASELKASLEEKTVLASELKASLEEKTVLASELKASLEEQTALTLKQKASVEDLSRQNGEILSQLQMKESAVQELEDSLNVVSTERDQTLSALQEREMEVVRLSEVEGRQGQRERVAELQARIEELEKERSLLKSSLGEVQGSPGEEVEELQARIEELEKERSLLKSSLGEVQGSPGVEVEELQARIEELEKERSLLKSSLGEVQGSPGEEVEELQVLQACVEELEKERNLLKCNLGELVGDTEALQRDLVEMKLANEKMRTENQELLAQVSNATETLADKEREQKVGGETERAEEEKQEERRALQQQLTEKDKVISQLKSEMAVLQSIASTVSEEKTAIEFTEKIALLEKESKEKDKRMNKIKAVAVKARKELDTSRKEAVSLKEEVEVLKAEREKVTSSMKDIIHGAEGYKNLQLDYDRQTEQLDKEREKVEGAEKQISELTKRLNTAVQQHEQLWSEREDLMTGMETLRSTVRQMEGQTAELHRQTDTLNRDHQAERLLKEQKTKELSSLQKEVEELTAQLRRQKQQSQQTARELEQLRKEAQQSSLLDMEMADYERLVKELNTKLSEKDVCVEELKTQIHTHTQKEDTLNQEIEGLKSQLDQGEDKSAKMKQLLVKTKKDLADAKRQEASQMMTLASLKGELETHQQELENSKIQCCDLSGERHRLNEQLRTLTEQQQRTSSTLQHRLTSLQQEFNTAQAELSFVTTEFDSYKVRVHNVLKQQKNKSSAQSDGHATKQEREQMESMVDQYKAKLQDSQQSLALSTAEFQQLQMEHDTLLERHNKILQETVTKEAELRERLLSLQAESMSLRTELAQTVGQLTSQADAQRSGFREQIRHLQDEHRTTVETLQNQMTRLENQLFTLQSQTAPVQTSRKPVVDRRTVDQGAMGGMGLSDLQSMAREEGEGMETTETESLSLPHTPLPSLEHLLTSPDPKQEPFVWQVEPTKEELSQKLATATRSMEHMNMLLHETEATNAVLMEQVNLLKSEVRRLERNHEREKSVANLEYLKNVLLQFIFLQSGSERQALLPVIHTMLQLSPEEKNKLAAIAMGEEEVGGAKGSGWTSYLHSWSGIR, encoded by the exons ATGGAG CAGGACACTGTCCCGGAGTCTGTGGCCTCACCACCTCCAGGTGCAGCAAAATCAAAG TTGGACACGTTGTCCAAGGATGACCTCATCAAGTTTGCCAAGAAGCAGATGGCTGCCATCCAGAAGATGAAGTCCAAATGTGCAG ATTTGGAGAAGGAAGTTGACACCCTCAAGTCTCAGCCAACAGGCAATTCAGACGACTCCATAATACAG GAGCTGACTGAGAGGATGAGTGCCTTGCTGCTGGAGAAGGCTGAGACCCAGCAGAGTGCAGTGTTGCTGCGGAAGGAGAATGAGAAGGTCAAGCAGTGGGAACAG GATGCAGTAAGAAAACTGGCCACCCTGCAGGGAGAGTTGAACCAGGCCAAGGAAGACCACCAGGAAAAGATGGCCACTTTTGAGAAGACCATGCACGTATCCCAGGCCAAACATAAAGAAGAAGTCGAATTCTTTCAGAGGCTTCTGAGAGAGAAAGacgagagtgacagagagaaagagagcgaaagagagaaagaaaagcatAGGGAAAGAGAAAAGGAAGATACAAACGACAGTGTAGAAGCTGTTAGTCACAGCCTGGAGTCGCAGATCTTGAGTCTGCAGATGGAGCTAGCTGCAGCGGTGGAGCGAAGTGCCCAGGAGGCTGCAGTGCTGCAGGAGGACCACCAGAGGGCGCAGACAGAG GCCCAGCAAGAAGTAGAGAACCTACGAGAAGAGTTGGCCCAGCATAGCATGCAACATGAAGAGGAGCTGAGAGCTCTGGAGGAGGActttgagatggagagagagagactgcttcTCCTCCAAGAGGAGCTCAGTGAGCAGCTCGCTCTCAAAGACAG TTTCTTGCAGGATgtgcaggaggaagaggaggagcctaGTGGCCGCAGCTCGGGAATTGCCAGGATGTTGGAGCTGTCTGGTTTAAGTCAGATTGATGCCAGTGATGGAGAGACGGAGACTGGACAGCTTCGATCCGCCTTGGAGGACCTGCAATCCCAGAATACAATGCTGCAAGACGAACTGACCTTCCTGGGCAATGTGAAGACTCAACTGGAGGCGGAGCTtgagaggatgagggaggagtttcagacagagaaggaggagcTAGAATTTAAGATCGATGAGTTGCTGATGACCCGGGAGGGTGCGACCCCTGACCTGAATATGACCCCTTACCGAGACCCTCTGAGCCCGGCAACTCCCAAGTGTGACCTTCAGGAGGTTCCAGCCCTCACTCAGCTCCAGCAGAGTGGGCCACAGAGAGAACCAGCGTACAGCCTGCCTGCCAGCTCTGCTAGCCCCTCCAGCCCTTTCCCTGACACAGACCACCAGAGTTTGACCCTGGAAGAACAGCAGAGACTGATCCTAGAGGTTCAGGAGCTGAGGACCCAGTGTGAGACCTTAGCTAGAAAGAATACCCAGGCGGTGGGTGAATGTGAGTCTCTAGCCAAAGAGAGGTGCCAGGCAGTGGATGAATGTGAGTACCTAgccagagagagggggcaggcgGTGGCTGAGTGCGAACACACCAGAGACATCCTGAGAGGCCTGGAGACTGAGCTAGGTCAGAGGACTGGGGACTTCGTCAGACAATATGAAGCTATGAAGGAACAGGGGGCGTCAGCGATCCAGGAGCTACAGGAGAGAGTCAGAGGGCtaactgaggacagagagagtctGGTAGAGAAGTTGAGAGTGCTGAATGAAGACAGAGAATGCCTATTGGAGGAGGTCCAGGGCCTGGAGAAGAGGCTGGAGAGCTTCTTGGAGCAGACACAGGCAGCCGAGGGGCTGAAGGAGCAGCTGCAGACATTTCTGGAGGAGAAGACAGAATTAGCTCTCGAGTTTAAGACCTCTCTGGAGGAGAAGACTGTGTTAGCCTCTGAGCTAAAGGCCTCTCTTGAGGAGAAGACTGTGTTAGCCTCTGAGCTAAAGGCCTCTCTTGAGGAGAAGACTGTGTTAGCCTCTGAGCTAAAGGCCTCTCTTGAGGAGCAGACAGCGTTAACCCTCAAACAAAAGGCTTCAGTGGAGGATCTGAGCAGGCAGAATGGGGAGATCCTCTCTCAGCTACAGATGAAGGAGAGTGCTGTTCAGGAGTTGGAGGATTCACTCAATGTGGTGAGCACAGAGAGGGACCAAACACTGTCAGcactgcaggagagagagatggaggtggtGAGGCTGAGTGAGGTGGAGGGGAGGCAAGGCCAAAGAGAAAGGGTGGCTGAGCTACAGGCTCGTATAgaggagctggagaaggagaggagcctGCTGAAGAGCAGCCTAGGGGAGGTGCAGGGGAGCccaggggaggaggtggaggagctacAGGCTCGCATAgaggagctggagaaggagaggagcctGCTGAAGAGCAGCCTAGGGGAGGTGCAGGGGAGCccaggggtggaggtggaggagctacAGGCTCGTATAgaggagctggagaaggagaggagcctGCTGAAGAGCAGCCTAGGGGAGGTGCAGGGGAGCccaggggaggag gtggaggagctgcAGGTGCTGCAGGCTTGTGTGGAGGAGCTTGAAAAGGAGAGGAACCTCCTGAAGTGTAATCTGGGGGAGCTGGTGGGAGATACTGAAGCTCTACAGAGAGACCTGGTAGAGATGAAACTTGCCAATGAGAAGATGAGAACAGAGAATCAGGAATTATTGGCCCAGGTCAGCAACGCTACAGAGACACTggcagacaaagagagggagcagaaggtgggaggagagactgagagagcggaggaggaaaaacaagaggagaggagagcgctACAACAGCAGCTAACAGAAAAGGACAAAGTCATATCCCAGCTGAAGAGTGAGATGGCTGTCCTGCAG TCTATAGCCTCCACTGTCTCAGAGGAGAAGACAGCCATAGAGTTCACTGAGAAAATCG CCCTGCTGGAGAAGGAAAGCAAAGAGAAGGATAAGAGGATGAATAAGATCAAGGCAGTGGCTGTGAAAGCCAGGAAGGAGCTGGACACCAGCAGGAAAGAGGCTGTGTCTCTgaaggaggaagtggaggtgttgaaggctgagcgaGAGAAAGTGACCAGCTCAATGAAAGACATCATTCATGGAGCAGAGGGATACAAG aacTTACAGTTGGActacgacagacagacagagcagctggataaggagagagagaaggtggagggaGCTGAGAAACAGATCTCCGAGCTGACCAAACGACTCAACACCGCCGtacaacag CATGAGCAGCTGTGGTCGGAGAGAGAGGACTTGATGACTGGAATGGAGACGCTGAGGAGCACGGTGAGACAGATGGAAGGACAGACAGCAGAGCtgcacaggcagacagacaccctGAACAGAGACCATCAGGCTGAGAGACTACTGAAGGAACAAAagacaaag GAGCTGTCGTCGTTGCAGAAGGAGGTAGAGGAGTTGACCGCTCAGCTCCGCAGACAGAAGCAGCAGTCTCAGCAGACTGCACGGGAGCTGGAGCAGCTAcgcaag GAGGCCCAGCAGAGCTCGTTGTTGGACATGGAGATGGCAGACTATGAACGCCTGGTCAAAGAACTCAACACCAAACTGTCAGAGAAGGACGTGTGTGTGGAGGAGCTgaaaacacagatacacacacacacccagaaagAAGACACACTCAACCAGGAGATTG AGGGTCTGAAGTCCCAGCTGGACCAGGGGGAGGACAAGAGCGCCAAGATGAAACAGCTGCTGGTGAAAACCAAGAAAGATCTGGCGGACGCCAAGCGACAG gaAGCCTCTCAGATGATGACCCTGGCCTCTCTGAAGGGAGAACTGGAGACCCACCAACAGGAGCTAGAGAACAGTAAGATCCAGTGCTGTGACCTGTCTGGGGAGCGCCACCGGCTAAATGAGCAGCTGAGGACTCTGACGGAACAACAGCAGAGAACAAGCAGCACCCTGCAACACCGACTGACCTCACTACAGCAGGAGTTCAACACTGCCCAG GCTGAGCTGTCATTTGTCACTACTGAGTTTGACAGCTATAAGGTCAGAGTTCACAATGTCCTCAAACAGCAGAAGAACAAGAGTTCGGCCCAGAGTGACGGACACGCCACCAAACAGGAGAG agagcagaTGGAGTCCATGGTGGACCAGTATAAAGCCAAGCTGCAGGACAGTCAGCAGAGTCTGGCGTTGAGCACTGCAGAGTTCCAACAGCTCCAGATGGAACACGACACACTGCTGGAACGACACAACAAGATACTGCAGGAGACCGTCACTAAAGAGGCCGAACTCAGAGAGCG ACTCCTGTCTCTCCAGGCAGAGAGTATGTCGCTGCGGACAGAGCTTGCCCAGACGGTGGGTCAACTTACCTCCCAGGCCGACGCCCAACGCTCAGGGTTCCGGGAGCAGATCCGCCACCTTCAGGATGAACACAGAACTACAGTAGAGACCCTGCAGAACCAGATGACCCGGCTGGAGAACCAACTATTCACATTGCAGAGCCAGACCG CTCCAGTCCAGACCAGTCGTAAGCCAGTGGTGGACCGCCGGACTGTGGACCAGGGGGCGATGGGGGGGATGGGCCTCAGTGACCTACAGTCCATGgctagagaggagggggagggcatggagaccactgagacagagtccctgtccctcccacacacacccctaccctcACTGGAGCATCTACTCACCTCCCCAGACCCCAAACAGG AGCCGTTTGTGTGGCAGGTGGAGCCGACTAAAGAGGAGTTAAGTCAGAAGTTGGCCACAGCTACACGCAGTATGGAACACATGAACATGCTACTGCATGAGACAGAGGCTACCAACGCTGTTCTGATGGAACAAGTCAAT CTGTTGAAGTCTGAGGTGCGTCGTCTGGAGCGTAACCATGAGAGGGAGAAGAGTGTAGCCAACCTGGAGTATCTGAAGAATGTCCTCCTGCAGTTCATCTTCCTGCAGTCAGGCAGCGAGAGACAGGCTCTACTCCCCGTCATACACACCATGTTACAACTCAGCCCTGAGGAGAAGAATAAACTGGCTGCTATCGCAATGG gtgaggaggaggtgggaggagctAAAGGCTCAGGATGGACCTCCTACCTTCACAGCTGGTCTGGCATCAGATGA
- the LOC110501701 gene encoding GRIP and coiled-coil domain-containing protein 2 isoform X1, giving the protein MEQDTVPESVASPPPGAAKSKLDTLSKDDLIKFAKKQMAAIQKMKSKCADLEKEVDTLKSQPTGNSDDSIIQELTERMSALLLEKAETQQSAVLLRKENEKVKQWEQDAVRKLATLQGELNQAKEDHQEKMATFEKTMHVSQAKHKEEVEFFQRLLREKDESDREKESEREKEKHREREKEDTNDSVEAVSHSLESQILSLQMELAAAVERSAQEAAVLQEDHQRAQTEAQQEVENLREELAQHSMQHEEELRALEEDFEMERERLLLLQEELSEQLALKDSFLQDVQEEEEEPSGRSSGIARMLELSGLSQIDASDGETETGQLRSALEDLQSQNTMLQDELTFLGNVKTQLEAELERMREEFQTEKEELEFKIDELLMTREGATPDLNMTPYRDPLSPATPKCDLQEVPALTQLQQSGPQREPAYSLPASSASPSSPFPDTDHQSLTLEEQQRLILEVQELRTQCETLARKNTQAVGECESLAKERCQAVDECEYLARERGQAVAECEHTRDILRGLETELGQRTGDFVRQYEAMKEQGASAIQELQERVRGLTEDRESLVEKLRVLNEDRECLLEEVQGLEKRLESFLEQTQAAEGLKEQLQTFLEEKTELALEFKTSLEEKTVLASELKASLEEKTVLASELKASLEEKTVLASELKASLEEQTALTLKQKASVEDLSRQNGEILSQLQMKESAVQELEDSLNVVSTERDQTLSALQEREMEVVRLSEVEGRQGQRERVAELQARIEELEKERSLLKSSLGEVQGSPGEEVEELQARIEELEKERSLLKSSLGEVQGSPGVEVEELQARIEELEKERSLLKSSLGEVQGSPGEEVEELQARIEELEKERSLLKSSLGEVQGSPGEEVEELQVLQACVEELEKERNLLKCNLGELVGDTEALQRDLVEMKLANEKMRTENQELLAQVSNATETLADKEREQKVGGETERAEEEKQEERRALQQQLTEKDKVISQLKSEMAVLQSIASTVSEEKTAIEFTEKIALLEKESKEKDKRMNKIKAVAVKARKELDTSRKEAVSLKEEVEVLKAEREKVTSSMKDIIHGAEGYKNLQLDYDRQTEQLDKEREKVEGAEKQISELTKRLNTAVQQHEQLWSEREDLMTGMETLRSTVRQMEGQTAELHRQTDTLNRDHQAERLLKEQKTKELSSLQKEVEELTAQLRRQKQQSQQTARELEQLRKEAQQSSLLDMEMADYERLVKELNTKLSEKDVCVEELKTQIHTHTQKEDTLNQEIEGLKSQLDQGEDKSAKMKQLLVKTKKDLADAKRQEASQMMTLASLKGELETHQQELENSKIQCCDLSGERHRLNEQLRTLTEQQQRTSSTLQHRLTSLQQEFNTAQAELSFVTTEFDSYKVRVHNVLKQQKNKSSAQSDGHATKQEREQMESMVDQYKAKLQDSQQSLALSTAEFQQLQMEHDTLLERHNKILQETVTKEAELRERLLSLQAESMSLRTELAQTVGQLTSQADAQRSGFREQIRHLQDEHRTTVETLQNQMTRLENQLFTLQSQTAPVQTSRKPVVDRRTVDQGAMGGMGLSDLQSMAREEGEGMETTETESLSLPHTPLPSLEHLLTSPDPKQEPFVWQVEPTKEELSQKLATATRSMEHMNMLLHETEATNAVLMEQVNLLKSEVRRLERNHEREKSVANLEYLKNVLLQFIFLQSGSERQALLPVIHTMLQLSPEEKNKLAAIAMGEEEVGGAKGSGWTSYLHSWSGIR; this is encoded by the exons ATGGAG CAGGACACTGTCCCGGAGTCTGTGGCCTCACCACCTCCAGGTGCAGCAAAATCAAAG TTGGACACGTTGTCCAAGGATGACCTCATCAAGTTTGCCAAGAAGCAGATGGCTGCCATCCAGAAGATGAAGTCCAAATGTGCAG ATTTGGAGAAGGAAGTTGACACCCTCAAGTCTCAGCCAACAGGCAATTCAGACGACTCCATAATACAG GAGCTGACTGAGAGGATGAGTGCCTTGCTGCTGGAGAAGGCTGAGACCCAGCAGAGTGCAGTGTTGCTGCGGAAGGAGAATGAGAAGGTCAAGCAGTGGGAACAG GATGCAGTAAGAAAACTGGCCACCCTGCAGGGAGAGTTGAACCAGGCCAAGGAAGACCACCAGGAAAAGATGGCCACTTTTGAGAAGACCATGCACGTATCCCAGGCCAAACATAAAGAAGAAGTCGAATTCTTTCAGAGGCTTCTGAGAGAGAAAGacgagagtgacagagagaaagagagcgaaagagagaaagaaaagcatAGGGAAAGAGAAAAGGAAGATACAAACGACAGTGTAGAAGCTGTTAGTCACAGCCTGGAGTCGCAGATCTTGAGTCTGCAGATGGAGCTAGCTGCAGCGGTGGAGCGAAGTGCCCAGGAGGCTGCAGTGCTGCAGGAGGACCACCAGAGGGCGCAGACAGAG GCCCAGCAAGAAGTAGAGAACCTACGAGAAGAGTTGGCCCAGCATAGCATGCAACATGAAGAGGAGCTGAGAGCTCTGGAGGAGGActttgagatggagagagagagactgcttcTCCTCCAAGAGGAGCTCAGTGAGCAGCTCGCTCTCAAAGACAG TTTCTTGCAGGATgtgcaggaggaagaggaggagcctaGTGGCCGCAGCTCGGGAATTGCCAGGATGTTGGAGCTGTCTGGTTTAAGTCAGATTGATGCCAGTGATGGAGAGACGGAGACTGGACAGCTTCGATCCGCCTTGGAGGACCTGCAATCCCAGAATACAATGCTGCAAGACGAACTGACCTTCCTGGGCAATGTGAAGACTCAACTGGAGGCGGAGCTtgagaggatgagggaggagtttcagacagagaaggaggagcTAGAATTTAAGATCGATGAGTTGCTGATGACCCGGGAGGGTGCGACCCCTGACCTGAATATGACCCCTTACCGAGACCCTCTGAGCCCGGCAACTCCCAAGTGTGACCTTCAGGAGGTTCCAGCCCTCACTCAGCTCCAGCAGAGTGGGCCACAGAGAGAACCAGCGTACAGCCTGCCTGCCAGCTCTGCTAGCCCCTCCAGCCCTTTCCCTGACACAGACCACCAGAGTTTGACCCTGGAAGAACAGCAGAGACTGATCCTAGAGGTTCAGGAGCTGAGGACCCAGTGTGAGACCTTAGCTAGAAAGAATACCCAGGCGGTGGGTGAATGTGAGTCTCTAGCCAAAGAGAGGTGCCAGGCAGTGGATGAATGTGAGTACCTAgccagagagagggggcaggcgGTGGCTGAGTGCGAACACACCAGAGACATCCTGAGAGGCCTGGAGACTGAGCTAGGTCAGAGGACTGGGGACTTCGTCAGACAATATGAAGCTATGAAGGAACAGGGGGCGTCAGCGATCCAGGAGCTACAGGAGAGAGTCAGAGGGCtaactgaggacagagagagtctGGTAGAGAAGTTGAGAGTGCTGAATGAAGACAGAGAATGCCTATTGGAGGAGGTCCAGGGCCTGGAGAAGAGGCTGGAGAGCTTCTTGGAGCAGACACAGGCAGCCGAGGGGCTGAAGGAGCAGCTGCAGACATTTCTGGAGGAGAAGACAGAATTAGCTCTCGAGTTTAAGACCTCTCTGGAGGAGAAGACTGTGTTAGCCTCTGAGCTAAAGGCCTCTCTTGAGGAGAAGACTGTGTTAGCCTCTGAGCTAAAGGCCTCTCTTGAGGAGAAGACTGTGTTAGCCTCTGAGCTAAAGGCCTCTCTTGAGGAGCAGACAGCGTTAACCCTCAAACAAAAGGCTTCAGTGGAGGATCTGAGCAGGCAGAATGGGGAGATCCTCTCTCAGCTACAGATGAAGGAGAGTGCTGTTCAGGAGTTGGAGGATTCACTCAATGTGGTGAGCACAGAGAGGGACCAAACACTGTCAGcactgcaggagagagagatggaggtggtGAGGCTGAGTGAGGTGGAGGGGAGGCAAGGCCAAAGAGAAAGGGTGGCTGAGCTACAGGCTCGTATAgaggagctggagaaggagaggagcctGCTGAAGAGCAGCCTAGGGGAGGTGCAGGGGAGCccaggggaggaggtggaggagctacAGGCTCGCATAgaggagctggagaaggagaggagcctGCTGAAGAGCAGCCTAGGGGAGGTGCAGGGGAGCccaggggtggaggtggaggagctacAGGCTCGTATAgaggagctggagaaggagaggagcctGCTGAAGAGCAGCCTAGGGGAGGTGCAGGGGAGCccaggggaggaggtggaggagctacAGGCTCGTATAgaggagctggagaaggagaggagcctGCTGAAGAGCAGCCTAGGGGAGGTGCAGGGGAGCccaggggaggaggtggaggagctgcAGGTGCTGCAGGCTTGTGTGGAGGAGCTTGAAAAGGAGAGGAACCTCCTGAAGTGTAATCTGGGGGAGCTGGTGGGAGATACTGAAGCTCTACAGAGAGACCTGGTAGAGATGAAACTTGCCAATGAGAAGATGAGAACAGAGAATCAGGAATTATTGGCCCAGGTCAGCAACGCTACAGAGACACTggcagacaaagagagggagcagaaggtgggaggagagactgagagagcggaggaggaaaaacaagaggagaggagagcgctACAACAGCAGCTAACAGAAAAGGACAAAGTCATATCCCAGCTGAAGAGTGAGATGGCTGTCCTGCAG TCTATAGCCTCCACTGTCTCAGAGGAGAAGACAGCCATAGAGTTCACTGAGAAAATCG CCCTGCTGGAGAAGGAAAGCAAAGAGAAGGATAAGAGGATGAATAAGATCAAGGCAGTGGCTGTGAAAGCCAGGAAGGAGCTGGACACCAGCAGGAAAGAGGCTGTGTCTCTgaaggaggaagtggaggtgttgaaggctgagcgaGAGAAAGTGACCAGCTCAATGAAAGACATCATTCATGGAGCAGAGGGATACAAG aacTTACAGTTGGActacgacagacagacagagcagctggataaggagagagagaaggtggagggaGCTGAGAAACAGATCTCCGAGCTGACCAAACGACTCAACACCGCCGtacaacag CATGAGCAGCTGTGGTCGGAGAGAGAGGACTTGATGACTGGAATGGAGACGCTGAGGAGCACGGTGAGACAGATGGAAGGACAGACAGCAGAGCtgcacaggcagacagacaccctGAACAGAGACCATCAGGCTGAGAGACTACTGAAGGAACAAAagacaaag GAGCTGTCGTCGTTGCAGAAGGAGGTAGAGGAGTTGACCGCTCAGCTCCGCAGACAGAAGCAGCAGTCTCAGCAGACTGCACGGGAGCTGGAGCAGCTAcgcaag GAGGCCCAGCAGAGCTCGTTGTTGGACATGGAGATGGCAGACTATGAACGCCTGGTCAAAGAACTCAACACCAAACTGTCAGAGAAGGACGTGTGTGTGGAGGAGCTgaaaacacagatacacacacacacccagaaagAAGACACACTCAACCAGGAGATTG AGGGTCTGAAGTCCCAGCTGGACCAGGGGGAGGACAAGAGCGCCAAGATGAAACAGCTGCTGGTGAAAACCAAGAAAGATCTGGCGGACGCCAAGCGACAG gaAGCCTCTCAGATGATGACCCTGGCCTCTCTGAAGGGAGAACTGGAGACCCACCAACAGGAGCTAGAGAACAGTAAGATCCAGTGCTGTGACCTGTCTGGGGAGCGCCACCGGCTAAATGAGCAGCTGAGGACTCTGACGGAACAACAGCAGAGAACAAGCAGCACCCTGCAACACCGACTGACCTCACTACAGCAGGAGTTCAACACTGCCCAG GCTGAGCTGTCATTTGTCACTACTGAGTTTGACAGCTATAAGGTCAGAGTTCACAATGTCCTCAAACAGCAGAAGAACAAGAGTTCGGCCCAGAGTGACGGACACGCCACCAAACAGGAGAG agagcagaTGGAGTCCATGGTGGACCAGTATAAAGCCAAGCTGCAGGACAGTCAGCAGAGTCTGGCGTTGAGCACTGCAGAGTTCCAACAGCTCCAGATGGAACACGACACACTGCTGGAACGACACAACAAGATACTGCAGGAGACCGTCACTAAAGAGGCCGAACTCAGAGAGCG ACTCCTGTCTCTCCAGGCAGAGAGTATGTCGCTGCGGACAGAGCTTGCCCAGACGGTGGGTCAACTTACCTCCCAGGCCGACGCCCAACGCTCAGGGTTCCGGGAGCAGATCCGCCACCTTCAGGATGAACACAGAACTACAGTAGAGACCCTGCAGAACCAGATGACCCGGCTGGAGAACCAACTATTCACATTGCAGAGCCAGACCG CTCCAGTCCAGACCAGTCGTAAGCCAGTGGTGGACCGCCGGACTGTGGACCAGGGGGCGATGGGGGGGATGGGCCTCAGTGACCTACAGTCCATGgctagagaggagggggagggcatggagaccactgagacagagtccctgtccctcccacacacacccctaccctcACTGGAGCATCTACTCACCTCCCCAGACCCCAAACAGG AGCCGTTTGTGTGGCAGGTGGAGCCGACTAAAGAGGAGTTAAGTCAGAAGTTGGCCACAGCTACACGCAGTATGGAACACATGAACATGCTACTGCATGAGACAGAGGCTACCAACGCTGTTCTGATGGAACAAGTCAAT CTGTTGAAGTCTGAGGTGCGTCGTCTGGAGCGTAACCATGAGAGGGAGAAGAGTGTAGCCAACCTGGAGTATCTGAAGAATGTCCTCCTGCAGTTCATCTTCCTGCAGTCAGGCAGCGAGAGACAGGCTCTACTCCCCGTCATACACACCATGTTACAACTCAGCCCTGAGGAGAAGAATAAACTGGCTGCTATCGCAATGG gtgaggaggaggtgggaggagctAAAGGCTCAGGATGGACCTCCTACCTTCACAGCTGGTCTGGCATCAGATGA